Proteins co-encoded in one Gehongia tenuis genomic window:
- the abc-f gene encoding ribosomal protection-like ABC-F family protein — protein sequence MAMIEISHLNFTYEGSPAPVFQDVSLRLDTRWKLGFIGRNGRGKTTFLQLLMGRYAYGGEIVSPVDFDYFPFEPAKAGTAMEGALSVCPEAEAWQLYRELDKLELSDAVLERPLATLSPGERTRLMLAALFLKENFLLIDEPTNHLDMEARRAVSRYLSGKSGFILVSHDRTFLDGCVDHVLSINRADIEMQKGNFSSWAENRRRQDGYELERQAALQKDIRELTASARRAAGWSGRAEGQKRATDEGRPDRGFEGHKAAKLMKRAKAIEKRREAALTEKRSLLRNLETAESLKLTGLPYPKNRLAEARDLAVRYGGRAIMKPVTFEVNRGERVALLGRNGAGKSSLLKLLLGGELDHQGELLQGRMVISHVPQEAEFLAGSLRDYARAEGVDLTLLLTLLRKLDFSRDQFELPMQALSAGQKKKVLLAASLARPAHLYLWDEPMNYVDVISRMQLEKLLLDSSATLVFVEHDAAFVDRVATKKIALDKPEGWS from the coding sequence ATGGCCATGATCGAGATATCCCATTTGAATTTTACCTACGAAGGCAGCCCCGCGCCGGTGTTTCAGGATGTGTCCCTCCGGCTGGACACCCGCTGGAAGCTGGGCTTCATCGGCCGCAACGGCCGGGGCAAGACCACCTTTTTGCAGCTTTTGATGGGCCGGTATGCGTATGGCGGGGAGATCGTCTCCCCGGTGGACTTCGACTATTTCCCCTTCGAGCCTGCAAAAGCGGGAACGGCCATGGAGGGGGCGCTGTCCGTCTGCCCGGAGGCGGAGGCGTGGCAGCTTTACCGGGAGCTGGATAAGCTGGAGCTCTCCGATGCGGTGCTGGAGCGGCCTCTCGCCACCCTGAGCCCGGGGGAGCGCACCCGTCTTATGCTGGCGGCCCTCTTTTTGAAGGAAAATTTTCTGCTCATCGATGAGCCCACCAACCACCTGGACATGGAGGCCCGGCGGGCGGTGAGCCGGTACCTTTCGGGCAAGAGCGGGTTCATTCTGGTCTCCCATGACCGGACCTTTTTGGACGGGTGCGTGGATCACGTGCTGTCCATCAACCGGGCGGATATCGAGATGCAGAAGGGGAATTTCTCCTCCTGGGCGGAGAACCGCCGCCGTCAGGACGGGTATGAGCTGGAACGTCAGGCGGCGCTGCAAAAGGATATCCGGGAGCTCACCGCGTCGGCCCGCCGGGCGGCGGGCTGGTCCGGGCGGGCCGAGGGACAGAAGCGGGCCACCGACGAGGGCAGGCCCGACCGGGGCTTTGAGGGCCACAAGGCGGCGAAGCTGATGAAGCGGGCGAAGGCCATTGAAAAGCGGCGGGAGGCGGCGCTCACCGAGAAGCGGAGCCTGCTGCGAAACCTGGAGACGGCGGAGAGCCTGAAGCTCACGGGGCTGCCCTATCCGAAGAACCGGTTGGCGGAAGCCCGGGACCTGGCGGTGCGCTACGGCGGCCGGGCCATCATGAAGCCGGTGACCTTCGAGGTGAACCGGGGGGAGCGGGTGGCGCTGCTGGGCCGGAACGGCGCGGGCAAATCCAGCCTGCTGAAACTGCTTCTGGGCGGGGAGCTGGACCACCAGGGCGAGCTCCTGCAGGGCAGAATGGTCATCTCCCACGTGCCCCAGGAAGCGGAGTTCCTTGCGGGAAGCCTCCGGGACTACGCAAGGGCGGAGGGGGTGGACCTCACCCTCCTTTTGACCCTCCTGCGCAAGCTGGATTTCTCCCGGGACCAGTTCGAGCTGCCCATGCAGGCCCTGAGCGCCGGCCAGAAAAAGAAGGTGCTGCTGGCGGCGAGCCTTGCCCGGCCCGCCCATCTCTACCTTTGGGACGAACCCATGAACTATGTGGACGTGATCTCCCGCATGCAGCTGGAGAAGCTCCTTCTGGACTCATCGGCCACCCTCGTTTTCGTGGAGCATGACGCCGCCTTCGTGGACCGGGTGGCCACCAAGAAAATAGCTCTTGACAAGCCGGAAGGATGGTCTTAA
- a CDS encoding MarR family winged helix-turn-helix transcriptional regulator produces MPNRSTSFLIHCLDHQISQRNSQRLNQIGLTLPQAVVLDFLFWRQQETVNQRSLEKFMQLSNPSVTSLLRNMESKGLVVRERDESDGRSRNLKLTDKGIAMHPVAGGIFEETNEKLAEVLGPADREIFRGLLLKLEKSLIEEERGR; encoded by the coding sequence ATGCCCAATCGCTCCACATCCTTCCTCATTCACTGCCTGGATCATCAAATCAGTCAAAGGAACAGCCAAAGGCTCAATCAGATCGGTCTCACGCTGCCCCAGGCCGTGGTCCTGGACTTTCTTTTCTGGCGTCAGCAGGAAACGGTGAACCAAAGAAGTCTGGAAAAATTTATGCAGCTGTCCAACCCCTCGGTGACCAGCCTCCTTCGGAACATGGAATCGAAGGGCCTGGTGGTGCGGGAGCGGGACGAGAGCGACGGCAGAAGCCGCAATCTAAAGCTGACGGACAAGGGCATCGCCATGCATCCGGTGGCGGGCGGCATTTTTGAGGAAACCAACGAGAAACTAGCGGAAGTTCTGGGGCCCGCTGATAGGGAGATATTTCGGGGCCTCCTTCTCAAATTGGAGAAGAGCCTCATCGAAGAGGAACGCGGCAGATAA